AGAGCGTGACGGCGCGTGTTGGGCCATCGAGGCTCCCTTTTGCCGAGTTAACGTTGGCATTGTCGATGGCGGTGCGAATGGTTTCGCTGGTCAACCCCAGCGCGGCGATGGCCTGCGCGTTAAGTTTGACGCGCACTGCCGGGCGCTGGCCGCCGGAAAGCGTGACCAGACCGACGCCGGAAACTTGCGAAATTTTCTGCGCGACGCGCGTTTCGACCATATCTTCCACCTGCGTCATCGGCATGGCGGAAGAGGTGACTGCCAGCGTCATGATCGGCGGATCGGCCGGGTTAACTTTGCTGTAAACCGGCGGGTTAGGCAGATCGGAAGGGAGCAAGCTGTTGGCCGCGTTCATTGCCGCCTGCACTTCCTGCTCGGCAACATCCAGCGGTAGCGTGAGCTGGAACTGCAACGTCACCACCGATGCGCCACCGGAGCTTTGCGACGACATCTGTTTTAAGCCCGACATCTGGCCAAATTGCCGTTCGAGCGGCGCGGTAATTGCCGACGTCACCACATCCGGGCTGGCGCCGGGGTAAAGGGTGACAACCTGAATAGTGGGATAATCCACTTCCGGCAGCGCCGAGACGGGGAGAAAACGGTAGCCGATGACCCCGGCAAGCAGAATCGCCACCATCAATAAGGTGGTGGCGACCGGGCGTAAGATAAACAGACGGGAAGGGCCACCCGTCCGGCCTGGCGGTAGCAACTGCATCAGGAGTGCGCTCCTTTCGCCGGATGCTCACGTTTTGTGGGCATCTGCTGGGCGCTTTGCGCATCCACCACTTCCACTTTGGCCCCTTCAGTCAGACGGTCGATACCGTCCGTCACTACGCGATCGCCCGCCGACAGCCCGGCGGCAATCACCACTTTCTGGCTGTCCTGAATACCTGGCGTAACGATATGTTTGCTGACCTGGTTATTCTCATTCACCACCCAAACAAAGTTGCCTTCATTACCCATTTGCAGCGCGGCGGCAGGGATCACGACGGCATCTTGCTGCGTAGCGACCAGCATGCGCGCGTTGACGAACTGGTTGGGGAACAGAGCGTCGTCCTGGTTATTAAAGCGTGCTTTCAGTTTGATGGTGCCAGTGGTGGCATCGATCTGGTTATCAAGACTAAGCAGCGAACCGCTGCTCAGTTTCTGTTTGTTCGTGCGATCCCAGGCTTCCACCACCAGCGGTTGGCCAGCTTTTTGCGCCTGCACCACGGTGGCGATGTCGCTTTCCGGCAGGGTAAAGACGAGGTCAATCGGGTGGGTTTGCGTCAGCACCACAATGCCGGTGGTGTCGCTGCTGCTGATCTGGTTACCAATATCCACCTGTTTTAAGCCAACACGCCCGGAGATGGGCGCGGTGATGCGGCTCCAGTCCAGCTGCAACTGGGCGCTGGCGACCGAAGCTTCATCGGCTTTGACGGTGCCTTCGGATTCGGTTACCAGCGCCTGCTGGGTATCGAGATCCTGGCGGGAGACGAGACTGGTTTTCACCAGTTGCTGGTAGCGGGCCAGGTCGCGGCGTGCATTCGCCAGCGTGGCTTTATCTTTTGCCAGTTGCCCCTGCGCCTGCGCCAGTGCCACTTTAAATTCGCTGGGGTCGATTTCAGCCAGCAGATCGCCGGCATTAACCTGTTGCCCTTCCTGGAAGTGGAGAGCCATCAATTGGCCGGAAACGCGGCTGCGAACGGTCACGGTATTGGTTGCCGTAATCGTACCAAGACCAGAGAGATAACGCGGAACGGATTCGCGGGTCGCTGTGGCAGCCTGTACCGGCGGTAGTGCGCCGCCGCGCATGCCGTGGCGACCACCGCCAGCCTGACGCTGCATGTGCCCTGTGGCGGAAGAAGAAGGTGTAGCCTCTTGATGGCTAAAGTGGTACCACGCGGCACCTGCCGCTGCGATAACCACAACCGCAACAAGTGTGCGGCGAAAAGTGAAACTGCGTTTCATCGTTATATGTATCTCGTCCTGAAAGGCCATGACCAAAATAATACTAGTTTAGTGAGGCCCTAACGCAGAAAAATGGAGGAAATATGAAACACTGTTTAGAAACGTCGAGCGGGGAGGGAAATTTGTGTTAGGGATGATATGGAGAAGAAAATCATGCCGGATGGCGATCATCCGGCAAAATATTAGCGAAACAGAACCTGCGCCCAGCGGGCAAGCCCGGCGGTGACAGAGCCAAAATCATCGCCGCCCGCGATCGGGATCCCCGGCAGCGTTTCCGCCAGCGCTTTCTTGATGATGGGCGAACGGGCGCTCCCGCCGGTCAGGTAGATCACTTCCGGCGTTTCGTTGCTGTTTTCCAGCGCCAGTTGTACCTGCTCAATAATGCGCTGTAACGGCTGATTGAGCGCCGCTTCCAGGCCCTCCTGGGTGATGGCGGTGGCAAGATCGTCGCTGATAAACGGCAGCGGCGCGGTGACATGCGCTTCTTCCGAGAGGGCAATTTTGCTCTCTTCGGCGCTGCGCACCAGCCGGTAGCTCAGACGCTGCCGCCACACTTTTAGCAGCAGGGCCACTTTTTCCGCATCACGGGCGTCGCGCAGCAGATCGTTGAGCAGACGGCCATTGGCTGCGCTGTAAAATTCGGTTTGCGCCGGCACATCGTTGATCGCCACCGCGTTCCACCACGGCAGAATCGGCAGGGCGATACCTTTTTCCGTCTGGCCGCCCATACCAAGCAGAGGCATCAAGCTTTTAAACGCCAGCGCGATATCCAGATCGTTACCGCCAACGCGGCAGCCGCTGTGGCCGAGCAGGCTGGCTGCGCGATCCTGTCTGGAGCGCCACTGTGGGCCCATCAGCAGAATGGAGCAGTCTGTTGTTCCGCCGCCAATATCCACCACCAGCACGCGCTTCTCTTCGCTTAGCGTGGCTTCAAAATCGAGCCCTGCCGCTACCGGCTCATACTGGAATACCACATCGCGGAAACCGGCGCGTTTTGCCGCACGCTCAAGGATCCCCTGTGCCTGGGTGTTGGCCTCATCGCCGCCGAGCCCCTGGAAGTTGATTGGTCGGCCAATGACCGCCTGGTTGATGCTTTCCGGTAGTTGCGTTTCGGCCTGCTGACGAATGTGCAGCATCATGGCGCACACCAGATCTTCGAACAGGGCGATCTGCTGCGGTTTCAGGCCGCTGGCACCGAGGAAGGATTTCGGCGATTTAACGAAGTAAACCTCTTCCGGATCGCTCACATACTGACGCAGCGAGGCGAGGCCAAATTGCACGCTGGCGGCGCTGACCTCAATATCTTCCTCACGGTTGAAGCTTACCGCCCGGCGCAGCAGCGCCTGGGTTTCGCTCCCCGTGGCCGGAACCTGATGGTGACGATAGAGCCATTCGCTGACGGCTTCGCGCGTTGGCGCGCAGAGCATTGATGGCAGCAGCGTACTGTTATTTTCCATGGTCAGCAGATGTGGCGCGCCATCGCGCATTACCGCAATCGAGCAGTTTGCTGTTCCGTAGTCAAATCCTACAAACACGTATTTATCCCCATGCCAGTGAAGAAGGGGGGCGACTTTAGCCGAATGCGGCGCGGGCGACAACCGGAATATGAAAGCAAGGCGGAAAATTCCGATGCCGTTTATGCTGTTAGCAGAAAACGAGGAGCAACTATGTACGAACTGCGTTGGCAGCCGCCCTATGACTGGGCCTGGATGTTGGGATTTTTAGGCGATCGCGCCGTGGCGGGCGTTGAGCAGATTGATGCAACAGGCTATGTGCGTTCCTTTGCCTCTGGCGAGCATCGCGGGCTGATTATTGCCGAACCGGATGAAGCGAGCGCGACACTGAAGGTGACGCTTAGCGAAGGTTTGCAGCCGATTGCAGAACTGTGTCTGCAACGGATGCGCTGTTTGTTTGATCTCGACTGCAATCCGCAGGAAGTGACCACAGCGCTGGGAACGCTGGGTGCCGCGCGTCCGGGGTTGCGCCTGCCGGGATGCGTTGATCCGTTTGAGCAGGGTGTGCGGGCGATTTTAGGCCAGTTAGTCAGTGTGGCCATGGCAGCAAAGCTGACGGCAAAGGTTGCGCAGCGTTATGGCGATGCGCTGGATGAGCGCGGTTTTCTCTGTTTTCCCACGCCGCAGCAGCTCTCTGCGGCGCAAGTTGGGGATTTACAAACGCTCGGCATGCCGCGCAAACGCGCTGAATCGCTGATATACCTCGCGCAGGCAGCCTGCGACGGTTTGCTGCCGCTGACAGCACCAGAGGATGTGGAGCAGGGGGTGAAAGCCTTGCAAACGTTTCCCGGTATCGGCCGCTGGACGGCCAGCTACTTTGCCCTGCGCGGCTGGCAGGCGAAAGATATTTTTCTCCCCGACGATTATCTGATCAAGCAGCGTTTTGCCGGGATGACGCCCGCACAGACGCGGCGCTACGCAGAACGCTGGCAGCCGTGGCGCTCCTATGCGCTGTTGCATATCTGGTATACGGCGGGGTGGGAGCCTGAAGTGTGATACCTGATGGTCGCAGAGCATTTGTCGGCCGGATAAGGCGCCATCCCGTCTGTCAGTTGATAGCGAAGTAACTGGTATTCAGCATCAAATCCAGCGGCTGAGCCTGCGAAATAATATCGCCATAAATCATATCAATGCCGATGCCGGAAAGGGTATCCATCATCAGCGGCTGATGGGTCGGCCCGGCAATGCTC
The Kosakonia oryzae genome window above contains:
- a CDS encoding MdtA/MuxA family multidrug efflux RND transporter periplasmic adaptor subunit, with amino-acid sequence MKRSFTFRRTLVAVVVIAAAGAAWYHFSHQEATPSSSATGHMQRQAGGGRHGMRGGALPPVQAATATRESVPRYLSGLGTITATNTVTVRSRVSGQLMALHFQEGQQVNAGDLLAEIDPSEFKVALAQAQGQLAKDKATLANARRDLARYQQLVKTSLVSRQDLDTQQALVTESEGTVKADEASVASAQLQLDWSRITAPISGRVGLKQVDIGNQISSSDTTGIVVLTQTHPIDLVFTLPESDIATVVQAQKAGQPLVVEAWDRTNKQKLSSGSLLSLDNQIDATTGTIKLKARFNNQDDALFPNQFVNARMLVATQQDAVVIPAAALQMGNEGNFVWVVNENNQVSKHIVTPGIQDSQKVVIAAGLSAGDRVVTDGIDRLTEGAKVEVVDAQSAQQMPTKREHPAKGAHS
- the yegD gene encoding molecular chaperone, with protein sequence MFVGFDYGTANCSIAVMRDGAPHLLTMENNSTLLPSMLCAPTREAVSEWLYRHHQVPATGSETQALLRRAVSFNREEDIEVSAASVQFGLASLRQYVSDPEEVYFVKSPKSFLGASGLKPQQIALFEDLVCAMMLHIRQQAETQLPESINQAVIGRPINFQGLGGDEANTQAQGILERAAKRAGFRDVVFQYEPVAAGLDFEATLSEEKRVLVVDIGGGTTDCSILLMGPQWRSRQDRAASLLGHSGCRVGGNDLDIALAFKSLMPLLGMGGQTEKGIALPILPWWNAVAINDVPAQTEFYSAANGRLLNDLLRDARDAEKVALLLKVWRQRLSYRLVRSAEESKIALSEEAHVTAPLPFISDDLATAITQEGLEAALNQPLQRIIEQVQLALENSNETPEVIYLTGGSARSPIIKKALAETLPGIPIAGGDDFGSVTAGLARWAQVLFR
- the alkA gene encoding DNA-3-methyladenine glycosylase 2, producing the protein MYELRWQPPYDWAWMLGFLGDRAVAGVEQIDATGYVRSFASGEHRGLIIAEPDEASATLKVTLSEGLQPIAELCLQRMRCLFDLDCNPQEVTTALGTLGAARPGLRLPGCVDPFEQGVRAILGQLVSVAMAAKLTAKVAQRYGDALDERGFLCFPTPQQLSAAQVGDLQTLGMPRKRAESLIYLAQAACDGLLPLTAPEDVEQGVKALQTFPGIGRWTASYFALRGWQAKDIFLPDDYLIKQRFAGMTPAQTRRYAERWQPWRSYALLHIWYTAGWEPEV